Proteins from one Nicotiana tabacum cultivar K326 chromosome 23, ASM71507v2, whole genome shotgun sequence genomic window:
- the LOC107782587 gene encoding metalloendoproteinase 4-MMP-like — translation MSPFPSYYYTFALFILLLSLPSFPARILKHDPLTELTADIQNNTWHAFVKFLDAGKGSELPGMSELKKYFQRFGYLTNIPDHNFTDFFDEDLESAVLNYQKNLGLTVTGKLDDETMNEIMLPRCGMSDSAHEHDHSSLHTTRNYAYFYGRPRWMKSSPMILSYAFSENYMIDYIDISEIKSAFKRAFSRWSSAIPVNFTEAEDYYKADIKIGFFRGDHGDGEPFDGVLGVLAHAFSPENGRFHLDAAETWAVDFDEERSRVAVDLESVATHEIGHVLGLAHSSVKDAVMYPSLSPRMKKRDLKLDDVEGVQALYGSNPNFKYTSSLEHDTSASSWRTSSKWTTFFGLVALIFSLCL, via the coding sequence ATGTCTCCGTTTCCAAGTTATTATTACACTTTTGCTCTATTCATTCTCCTCCTTTCACTTCCTTCTTTTCCCGCCAGAATCCTAAAACACGATCCTTTAACTGAATTAACCGCCGATATTCAAAACAACACGTGGCACGCTTTCGTTAAATTCCTCGACGCCGGAAAAGGCAGTGAACTCCCCGGCATGTCGGAGCTCAAAAAATACTTCCAACGCTTTGGCTATCTGACTAATATTCCCGATCATAATTTCACCGATTTTTTCGACGAAGACTTAGAGTCTGCAGTACTCAATTACCAAAAAAACCTCGGATTAACAGTCACCGGAAAATTAGACGACGAAACGATGAACGAAATTATGTTGCCGCGTTGTGGGATGAGTGATTCAGCTCATGAACACGATCACAGCTCGTTACATACAACGAGAAATTACGCGTATTTTTACGGGCGACCTAGGTGGATGAAGTCATCGCCGATGAttttatcgtacgctttctctgaAAATTACATGATTGATTATATAGATATCTCGGAGATTAAATCGGCTTTTAAAAGAGCGTTTTCGCGGTGGTCGTCAGCGATTCCGGTGAATTTCACGGAGGCGGAGGATTACTACAAGGCGGATATTAAAATCGGGTTTTTTAGAGGCGATCACGGCGACGGAGAGCCGTTTGACGGAGTGTTGGGAGTGTTAGCTCACGCTTTCTCGCCGGAAAATGGGAGGTTTCATTTAGACGCAGCGGAAACGTGGGCCGTTGATTTTGATGAAGAGAGGTCGAGAGTTGCCGTTGATTTGGAATCAGTGGCGACCCATGAGATTGGGCATGTACTTGGGCTGGCTCATTCTTCGGTTAAAGATGCTGTTATGTACCCAAGTTTAAGCCCAAGAATGAAGAAAAGGGACTTGAAGCTAGATGACGTGGAAGGGGTCCAAGCTTTATATGGGTCAAACCCGAATTTCAAATACACGTCATCGTTGGAACATGACACGTCAGCATCAAGTTGGAGAACGTCATCAAAGTGGACCACTTTTTTTGGCTTGGTGGCTTTGATCTTTTCCTTATGTTTATGA
- the LOC107782589 gene encoding uncharacterized protein LOC107782589 isoform X1 has protein sequence MASRCSRIINRASISSIRSAIKSNSQSASSSQSFPSFSASTRSTSSPLRRFSFSRIPSELGGLQSMLPLHNAVATARMTSCLSSTSRSCRALSQGTLCCTSPDL, from the exons ATGGCGTCAAGGTGTAGTAGAATTATCAATAGGGCTTCAATTTCTTCTATCAGATCCGCCATTAAATCCAATTCCCAATCAGCTTCTTCTTCACAGTCGTTTCCCAGTTTCTCTGCCTCAACCAGATCTACATCGTCCCCTCTCCGTCGGTTCTCTTTTTCAAG AATTCCGTCGGAACTGGGAGGGTTGCAGTCAATGTTGCCGCTACACAACGCAGTTGCTACGGCGAGGATGACGTCATGCCTGAGCTCAACATCGAGGAGTTGCAGAGCTCTTTCACAGGGTACTCTCTGCTGCACCTCTCCAGACCTCTAG
- the LOC107782589 gene encoding uncharacterized protein LOC107782589 isoform X2: protein MASRCSRIINRASISSIRSAIKSNSQSASSSQSFPSFSASTRSTSSPLRRFSFSRIPSELGGLQSMLPLHNAVATARMTSCLSSTSRSCRALSQELGLSVPR, encoded by the exons ATGGCGTCAAGGTGTAGTAGAATTATCAATAGGGCTTCAATTTCTTCTATCAGATCCGCCATTAAATCCAATTCCCAATCAGCTTCTTCTTCACAGTCGTTTCCCAGTTTCTCTGCCTCAACCAGATCTACATCGTCCCCTCTCCGTCGGTTCTCTTTTTCAAG AATTCCGTCGGAACTGGGAGGGTTGCAGTCAATGTTGCCGCTACACAACGCAGTTGCTACGGCGAGGATGACGTCATGCCTGAGCTCAACATCGAGGAGTTGCAGAGCTCTTTCACAGG
- the LOC107782589 gene encoding uncharacterized protein LOC107782589 isoform X4, whose translation MASRCSRIINRASISSIRSAIKSNSQSASSSQSFPSFSASTRSTSSPLRRFSFSRIPSELGGLQSMLPLHNAVATARMTSCLSSTSRSCRALSQGT comes from the exons ATGGCGTCAAGGTGTAGTAGAATTATCAATAGGGCTTCAATTTCTTCTATCAGATCCGCCATTAAATCCAATTCCCAATCAGCTTCTTCTTCACAGTCGTTTCCCAGTTTCTCTGCCTCAACCAGATCTACATCGTCCCCTCTCCGTCGGTTCTCTTTTTCAAG AATTCCGTCGGAACTGGGAGGGTTGCAGTCAATGTTGCCGCTACACAACGCAGTTGCTACGGCGAGGATGACGTCATGCCTGAGCTCAACATCGAGGAGTTGCAGAGCTCTTTCACAGG
- the LOC107782589 gene encoding uncharacterized protein LOC107782589 isoform X3 — protein sequence MASRCSRIINRASISSIRSAIKSNSQSASSSQSFPSFSASTRSTSSPLRRFSFSRIPSELGGLQSMLPLHNAVATARMTSCLSSTSRSCRALSQDNTEGT from the exons ATGGCGTCAAGGTGTAGTAGAATTATCAATAGGGCTTCAATTTCTTCTATCAGATCCGCCATTAAATCCAATTCCCAATCAGCTTCTTCTTCACAGTCGTTTCCCAGTTTCTCTGCCTCAACCAGATCTACATCGTCCCCTCTCCGTCGGTTCTCTTTTTCAAG AATTCCGTCGGAACTGGGAGGGTTGCAGTCAATGTTGCCGCTACACAACGCAGTTGCTACGGCGAGGATGACGTCATGCCTGAGCTCAACATCGAGGAGTTGCAGAGCTCTTTCACAGG